From the genome of Primulina huaijiensis isolate GDHJ02 chromosome 11, ASM1229523v2, whole genome shotgun sequence:
GAATCTCCCACCTTTGTATTATTAAATGCAGTTACCTCCTGAATGGACTGATCAGTTTGAGTCAGGGATTGAGGTCAGATTATATTTAGTTATACTCTTGGTTTCTTTTTTTTCATTGTTGAGAAACTTTGATATTTTAGCAGACCATAGCTGTTATTCAAGCTGGACATGGTCTATTGCAGCTTGGTTCTTGCAAGATAGTGAGTTTTAATGTGTTGTGTGATATTATGCATTTCAATTAACTATATAAACGTATTAACACTTGATTGATCCCATTCAGATTCCAGAAGACCTTCATTTTGTGCTAAGAATGAGGCACACATTTGAATCCTTAGGGTATCAGTCTGGATTTTATCTATCCCAGCTATTTTCGTCGACCCGTAACGCTTCATCCTCATCCACGGTTCCTCTAAAACAGCCATCTTTACCTATTGGACCACCGTCTCCCTTGTTTAACTGGGGGCCTAGAACTGCAATACCACCATTACTGGCATCTCCAAGTTTCCAAAACTCGGCTAGACTCGGTATTCCACCATCGAAAAATGAAGCACACATGTTCTTGAACCCTCATTCATCTGATACCCGGATGGGAGATATGATTGGAGATCACGAAAATGACCTCAAATGGCCTAATGGCTTGACTTTTTTTAACGCGCTTACTGGAAGAACCGATGAAGCGAAGCTCTTGTTCGATCCAAATTCTGATCATTTGAATTTGCATAACAATGATTCTGGAAGTGCTAGTGAATTCTTGAGTTTGGATGGACATCCTAAGATGGAGGGCAAGTTCAAAAGGAGCTTCACATTGCCTGCAAGAATGTCAGCCTCATCTTCTGCTTCAACTTCTCTCGATCACCATGGACATGATACCGGGGAGTATAGGCACGAACCAGGGATGTTCTCTGATGTTATGGAAACTTTCTTGGAGTAATCACTACGGAGTATGGATTGTGGTGTAGTTTGATGCTTGCTTTATTTGTATTAGTACTTTTTATAGTTTTGTACTTATTTGTTCTCTCAATACTTGGGCAATCTTTGCTGTATGGAGTCTATGGACTTTAAATTGCCGATGAAAATTAGCTATATATCGAAAGAGGGGATGATgttaaatgagaaaaaaaataaggaaTGTAAAGTTTCTTGTTTTGTCAATCATCATTTATCACTTATCAGCAACATGACCcactaataaaataattaacacacGTATTTAACTCAATATTTTACATATGGTATCGTCGAGTGAATCTCGATCTTtgaatattttcagaatttcaGCATTCATAGTTTAACCAGAGGCATGCATGTGTTGATTCAATTGTTGTCAGATTGTCATgctattttattattgttttttggaTTTGTGGCTAGTTTCTGTGTGCGCCTAAGTAAATGGAAAATTGTATTGGGATTTGGATTGtgtaattatatttgaatgGGAGATGCCCACATATAATGTGGGATTTTAATTTATAGCTCataattttgttatttgaaGTTGCATAATAACTTAATCAAGAGATTATTTCGCATGTGACCTTAGCTCAAATCAAAGAAATTAACCGATTAACATTGAAACTATTTCAAAAATATCCGCGATCGAATAAATGTATCCTATCAGGAGTCAGGACCTATGTGTCTCGAACGTTGAATCCGTCTGGGCCACAATTGGCCAGCTAGGCCAACCTACCATTTTTTGGGTTTCTTTTACTCCAATAATTTgtttaaatcaatattttattttaaaaaattaataattcttAATCATAGATGATTTTTTGTTCACAATGtgttttcttaaacattttagTTGGACTTGCATCGATCGAGATTTACTTTTGGATGTTTTATGACCGCTGATTCTTCTTTGACTTGGATTTGAGGAAAACATTGCTTTTATTTCCTAAAATCCTGCAAGGAAAGTGTCGATGTTGTATATTTTTCCAGATTCTACGcctcttttataatttaattttactaGCAATAGTGAAACTAATGGGGTTCAAAAACTAAAACTGGCCAAGTATATATACCGTGTATCACGTTTGTCATCTATATGATCCAATTGTCCCATCCATCTAGAAATACAATTTGAATGTGGATTTCTATTTATtggcaaaaaaattattttgggaaaataattGTATATGTGGTTGAAAGTCGCGAGAAAATGAAAGATCGAGAGTTATATATTCTAGATATATATTGCTCCAAAAGGTTAAATCGCTCACCTTAGGCGCCCCTGATCACCCTCGGCCCGACAGGAATGTGAGAGGAGGTAAATCATGGTGACTCAGCCAACCAACAGCAGCTAGACCTTGTGCTACGTCGCGCACAAGGAGCTCCCCACATTGGAAGGAATTTAACTCCCACAATGCCGCTTGCGAGACTCGATTTCTGGTTATTGCTCCAAGATTCACTGCTGTTGACCAACTGAGCTAAGCCCATACGGGCTATTCTAGATATATATGGAATCATGACAAGAATggttattaaattatgaaaattttgaaattgtatatatgtAGAGAATATCTTTGACTataatatcattaattaatGGAGTATTTCtgtgaaatgataaaaaattttaagtaaaaagaattataattttgttgGGATATGTGATACGGCTAAAAATTTACGTGGAGAAAAAAGGTAAAAATAGATTATTATATCTgcttttattttgaaagatgagAAATCAGCGCTGGAAAATCAAAACAAAGGTTGCATGTCTCTTAATGCTAGGAAAGTAACACTTAATTTAGCTACACCTCCAAATTTCTTGGCAAAACATCCCCAGTTTGAGATGTCGGCTTGATTGCATGGCATTCTTTACATGCGGAAACGAACGACTTCAAAACCCTTTTGCCAAACCACGGCCTCACCCCGCCATGATCGTCGTCGGCCCTTTTCGACTTCCGGGATTCCTTTTGTTCAAGAACATAGTCAACTTTTCTTGACCTTGATCCCTGGTGCTTTAACACAGGAGCCGCCGAGATGAATTGCCATTTCTGGGAAGATCCAAATTGCTCATGAGTATTCAAACCCGGCCTAACATGATTATTCCTTTGTTTTTTGGCCATATTCGATACTTTTCTGTATTCGGGATTGGACTGATCAATACTGGTGCTGGTTCTTGCGCTGCTGCAGTTACTGCTCCTGCTGTTCGTGCTGTTGCTGCGTGAAGACATCAAAGAATCCTTACTTCCGGTGCTGCTTGTCCGGCTCGTGGATCTTGAATACGAAAAGTTGTGGTTATTTGATGTTTGAATCGGAAAAACATGAGGTAGAAGTCTCCCATTAAAGAACAGATGATCGGCAGGAGAATTTGGGGAAGCAGGCGTCGTCACACAACCGAATTCGAACTGATCAGAAACGTTGCCCTTGCCCGGAATCATAACCGGGAACGAAAACTTGTCATCCGGTGAAATGGCATAATTAATCCGGCGATTCTCCATGAAATTCTATGCAGATAAATGAAtgtttttgatgattttggtgTGTGACAAATTAAGATTGATggttcatgatttatatgtaACTCGATCTTACAAAGTtgatgatatatataatataaaaataaaagttgtgAGGGTTAATGGCTCTTTTTGCTTCAAAGGGGACCCCAAGTATGGTAAGCTTTGGTGGTGCACATAATGGGGGTACgtgtaatttaatttgtttgctaaagtattatatatatttttggtaAAGTAAAATCAGAGATGATACACGGAGCGTGCGGCTCATAATTATGTCTTTAATAACAGATCATATAAGTTTTCAAATCTTTGCTTTAATtcaatgatatataatataatatttttattgtgtgaAATCTTTCTTGTATGTTAGCAGTAATTTGTACCAAAAATGCGTGCAATCTCACCAATTTCAggttaaaaaaaatctcatcGCTCGTGCATTATTATGCAAtgtcataattttttaaacaaaaaagaaagaaagaaagaaagaaaggatGTACGTCCTTGATTTAGGGGGGAAAAGtcatataaacaatgtaaagcagttttaaactaaaataattttgaaggatacaaaaaatattatggtTCGtgcgcacacacacatatatatacatgtgtgtgtatatgcatatattttcctgtgcaatatttttcattatcaaCCAAGTCTGATGATATCTAAGCTCTTCAATATTATTTACTAGTAAAATATGCACACGCgttgcatgtgttattattatttttaatttgatcaaataatattaaacaattaacacgaaattattttcaatttagaagagtggTTCAATTTAAAAgagaagttttgtttagatttttttctatgtaaaatatggagtgattTGAGGTGGTTTTTAGTAGGATAAGAAGGGTAATTATGAACTTCAATATCTTGGTGTCCTCTGAGTTAGTTACTCTAAAgatctcacacttaataatatagtatagaaaTATAGATATAGTATAGATGAAAGACTTAAACACGATAATTTCTTAAAGCTAACTCAAATTTTTGGCTTTTGCTTTTGGTTTTCTCATGATTCTTTCGAAATAATTTTTGAATCCAAacaaaatctgaaaattttaataggaaaaaatgtaatttcagtcttatatatttttttttgtgattttagtCATATATATTGTCCAGTTAAAATCTAAGTCATGCACatttcaatttttgacaattttaatattttttagcgGAAGTGACGATACGATACTATACACATCATTGTCATATTGGAGCCACGTAACTGTAACATAAGTTCCAAATCGGAAAAAAAGATTAATATTgcaaaaacaacaaatataacACACAATactgaaatttaatattatagataatcaaaattaaataaagtcaAATGTACAAAACCAATATTGAAAAGTATAATATGTACATATAAACTACTGTATATTAAAACTCATACCACCTttaccaaaataaaattttgatgtatATAAATGTCTATATTATAACTTATGTCACCTTTATCAATCGAGTGAAGTGGGAACCTAAAGAATATTGAaggaaaattattataaatggTGTATCGAAGATATGTCAACCCAAGTGTAAACTAAGACCAAGTAATGATGGATTAAACTCATCTTCCTTAAATGTGGAAGCCCAAAGGGAAAGTGGGTGCTGCGTATTTTAGTTAGAAAGCCAGAGGGGTAATAGTTCTTTCAATTAAGAATTGGATCACATGCTTTTTTTGTTAATCCTTAACCAAACATCGCGACTCCTCTTGTCTCCCCTCACGGAGTTCCCTTTGGGTCCATGTACGTTAATGAACATTACATAAAATTTGGTCTCTTTTTCTACTACTTGGTTCGTCTATTGATTTATTTCATCCCTAGGTGTTACATTGTCACGTTTCTAGGCTACTTTTGAGTTCCactatataaattttatacatTCATGCGTAGATAATTAATCTAATGAAAAATGTTCTTTAGACATGAtgaatttgatttgagaaagaatttgatggatGAATTTCAAACGACACCGATTTTTAGTGTAATTAAAATCCactataattattattgaaattttataatttggtATGTAGTGGATTTgaatttcatttgatttttgtCAAAGTTATGTAACTTTTCTTTATTTGACATGAAACAAATTTGAGGGGGGAAAAACCTTTATGACATATCTTTAGAGTGAGTATTTTCATAGTAAATCAAGGAGGATATGTTGCGATTGTTActtcatctggaaaatttttgaaagatgTTAATTTTTTGGATGCATGTGTATTAATTTTTCCGTATAATGGAACTTGAAATATGTATTAGGTgcgctatttttttttttaaactacaTATTCcttcattgattttttttttgtgtgtacaTAAAAAAACTAGATAATAAAATCAATCTTTTAATACACTTGGATCGGACCAAAATCCGTCCCAAATATTCTGGACCTGTTAGAACGTTGAAGCCAACATTTTTGAACCTAGTATTCAAATTGGCCCAACGAGCAGACTAAAATCTAAATTCGGGTCTATGGAACGCAGAGTTTTGGCAACTTCGATCACTCCTAGGTTCTAACCGGATTGACCGTGGTGGATTTGTCTAGTGGTTGTTGGTTCACCATGGCTTACGTACGGAGCGTTGGGGTGGTGGGAGGCGGCCAAATGGGCTCCGGAATAGCCCAACTGGCTGCCGTGCACGGGCTTGAAGTATGGCTTCACGATTCCGATGCCGGTGTTCTCACTAGAGCCCACCAATCAATCTCTTCCAGGATTCAACGCCTCGTCTCCAAGAAGAACCTCTCTAAGGTCCCCATTTATTCTTAATTGCTATGCACCGTTTGCGAATGCCCCCTTATGCATGGGGATTTCTGAATGGTGATTAACCATGGGTTGGTGATTATCAGCTTAACTTGTAGAATTTTCTTTTTCCCGCTAGAAATATTGGAACATGGTTGTTTGGTATTTTAATGGTTGCATTGGTTCTTTATAAAATTTGTGGCGGATTTGATCGTGGTGAATGCCTTGATTGTGCACGATAattttgtacatttttttaCTCTTGCTGATTTTATGCGGTTTATTGAGGTTGTAACTCCATTTTCTAACAGGAAAGAGGTGTTGAAGCTATAAGAAATTTGAGTTGTACTTCAGCTTTGGAGGATTTCTGTTCTGTAGATATTGTGATCGAGGCCATTGTGGAGTCTGAGGAGGTTAAGAAGAATTTATTCACCCAATTGGATAAGATTGTTAAAGGTTCTGCAATCTTGGCGACTAACACTAGCTCTATTTCTATTACCCGTCTAGGGTCTGCAACCAACCGCCCCAGCCAGGTTTCATGCTCTACTTGACATCGATGCATTCCTTAACGAATACTTTATGATGCACTTAAAGCTTGTGGATTGcaccatataaaatatgtcACAATTGAATTGATTTCTCGCACTTAAAGTTGGTGGATTGCACCATATAATATATGTCGAAAAGATTTTTGAGATTCTCAACCAAACATAGAATCTTGCTGCAGCCGTTTTTGCTGTTAATCTACCTTGATAAAAATGTCGCAATTGAATTGATTTCTCGCGACAATAAATATTGAAATCCTACGGTGACATTGTGAAAAAGATTAGAATGATTAAGTAGAACGTGCAAGAATTTCAGAGCTAAGTGAAAGACGGTGTTAGCTGTCTATCTTAAACTTTATGAAGGACCCTGAAAAagttattttgaaattataggATCATAGCAACCATATTGAGGCTATGAAATAGAATTGGAAAAAGAGCAATGGACTGATTTCCTACCTCTCAACAtctatttttatatatgttctTTGTGCATTGACAACTGACCTGTGTTCTAGTACTTGGCCAAATGTCCACACCGCTTTTCCAAAATGAAAAGCATGTGATTGTTTCGACTCCAATGAAAGCCTATTTAATGTTTCTGCTAATCACATTGTAACTTCCACATGATACTTGGTTGTATTTTCCAACACTTACTTAAAGATTTTAGAATTTGTTACGTAAGTATGTTTGGTGATTATCTGCAATGCTTTACCATTCATGAACTTGATACCCATTTGACCCTTCGCAATTTGCAATTCTAGTGATGCTTTGGaattatcttttcattatttaattttttaactttGGTATACTGTATGCAAGTACCATTGAAgtcacttgtttttttttttaactgcaGGTGATAGGAATGCATTTTATGAATCCTCCACCTGTTATGAATTTGGTTGAGATTATAAGAGGAGCCAACACATCAGATAAAACTTTTAATACCACCAAAGTCTTGGCAGAGAGGTGTAAAGAAGTACTCGAGCTTTATCATTGCTAGTATATAACCATCACTTTTTCTCCCTTGTCAACTTTTCTCTCTCGTTTATGTTTATCACTCAATAGACATTAAGGAGCAAATATAATATCTTGATTCTTAAACCATTGAACCTATTGAGTTCTGCTGCATCCCATCTGGTTTTAACAATTAGAGTGAACATCAAATAAATTTCAAGGGGGTTTTAGAGTCTGAATGCTATATTTTGTGCCATGGCATTTGTTTCCGTGTCTCAGAAAGTCGGAATTCCTTCACAATTGACTTAAGTCAGTCTAGTCTTGGCATGAATAAGCTGTTATGACATATGAGAATAATAATATACGGCCTTACACTACTTTACCCTGCATCAAGCGTTTTAGTGCTCCACGTATCTTTACATTCCGCAATTGCTTCAGAGTCCTGTATTTTGCAGGTTTGGTAAGACGATTATTTGTTCTCGAGATTTCTCTGGCTTTGTGGTTAATCGAATTTTAATGCCAATGATCAACGAAGCGTTTCGTGCGCTATACACTGGAGTGGCATCGAAAGAAGACATAGATGCAGGAATGAGGCTGGGAACAAACCATCCAATGGGACCTCTCGAACTCGCTGATCACATTGGACTTGATGTTTGCTTGTCAATAATGAAAGTCCTCCATACCGGGCTTGGGGACAGTAAGTATTCCCCATGCCCTCTCCTTGTGCAGTATGTTGATGCTGGTCGTCTCGGGAAAAAAAAGGGCAGCGGTGTATATGAATACAGTAACACGCCCGAGGAAATAAAGCCATCAGCTCGACTTTGAACACCTAGCAGCTTAAATATATGTTGTGTAATAATTCTTTAGAAATCAAAGATTTTTATTCCTCTGATGTCTATCATTCTGAGCATATGTTATTTCACAAATGCAATAAAAGTAGGAACTATTACGCGTCGATAACTCCTCGTCTGTAACTTTCCTTGCTCATGTGATGATGATCCGTTAACTCTTGCGTAGCTTGGATGTTCCTTGTGAGATATCTGAACATGTCTGGTGGAACAAGATTTTTGTATAATCATGAATCCATACAAATAATACCATCTTAAGTGTAATATGAATATATATCGAATGACGTCCATATAATTCTTTTCTACTCTACCTTTTCATTCTATCAGTAGTCTGTCATTTTGTGAGGACATGGGGAGTGCAAACTGCAAAGTGGTCACCATTAGAGTTTACAAATTTGCTCAAGTATAAGATTTGAAAGCAACCCTCAATAGAAACTGCTTAGATTTAATTGCGTCTTTAAATAAGATTTACTTCTTGAAAGAAACTTGCTACTTCCTAGCTATAGATTTCTTAAAATGAAATAAAGTGACGATCTTATAGTTCACGTGATATCAAATCTTGAGTTTTATACAAGTCATCGAGTataatttttacaaaattatagataaaaaaaactaaataaagcatttaatatGAACAGAGTCATTGACAATTCAGTCCTTTAATAGTGCCTGCCACCCTAGGAATCTTGAAACTCAAGACAAATAAAATCAAAGCATACATACAACCTATTCAAGAACAAAATAATGCCTCACTTAAGGTCTACGAAAATATAAAGTtccaatattaaaatttgattggCCATCCCACCTTCCTGTTTGATGTATTCTTCTTGGGTAGAGTTGGTATTTGATAGTGATTTTTTTGGAATCCAATGATGAAaagatatattattataatatatatttatcttttttgcATGTACATgtgacattattattattttccttgTAAATAAAAAGTAGACAGCAAAGGAAATAAAAAGGCAAAGCCAAAGGTGCCATCTTTTCTAGCAATGGTACACATTTAAATTAGTTGTCAGGAATTGTTGATGCACAGAGACAGGCAGGCATAAAGGGTTGAAGTTCTTATTCCAGTGTCCTTGCTGTTCTTGTTTCTGCTTCATGAAGCCAAAGAAAAGCAAGCCAAAGGAGAAAGAAACCAAGCCAGAGTGATGGATTCGTGATTCCCTGCAGATGGGATTTATAATTAtaaagtaataatattattcATGTTTTCTTTCTGTTTAATTATGTATGCCATAATTTATGATGGCAATTTGGTAAAGATTTATGAACTGAAACCTGAAAGATCTTCACTACAATATGTGGGCTTTTGCTCGTGTTACTGTACGTACTTATAATCTTGGTGCAATTATTGGTGAATTGTTGATTTTCCGTTTTAAGAACTCTGTGTGTTTGTTGCATAAATGATTCAAGCAAAGTCTTGAGATATCAATATCTTTTCTTTACTGTTTTGGTTAGAATATTGAAAACATACAGGCAATTTTCTTAATCAATTTcttgtttttcaaaatattcatccatttttaaaagaaaacatgCCCATCAAACTTAAGGATAACATCGGGAATGAGATTGGCTCGGTACAAAGAGTTTTAAAACTTTCAGGTATCCATATTCTTCTCTTCTTGCAgtctctctttctttctttctttctttctttcttcttattatttttttcctttttaaattaCATCTGCTTTACTTAAATCAGATTCTTGAAATTATTTTGGCTAACAAGACAAATCAATTTATATGACCTTTTATCAAATCTAATTATCGGCCAAAAAATTCCATCAAATTGTATGCCTCTGCAAGAAGAAATAAGTGTAAATggtgtttttttaaatataaataaagggTCGTTTTGATATTGAGTAAAAGGCCAATTGCAAAATATATGGATTCATTCTATTTAGCATTAGTACTCTGCAGTACGAAGTTACTGCCTAGATTATCTCCTAACACTTTGAATAATTTACATGGAAGTTGGGGATTGAGAACTAGTCTCCAACCATTATTTGGATAATCAAACAATTATATCTGTGCATCTGTGATACAATATGTTGGataaattaaatgataaaaGAGAAATGTGAATAAAGTAAGTGGAGATGTCCCACATTGGAAAAGTAGGCATATGAAGTCTACTTAATAAGCTCCAAGTTGAGACAAGGGTTTGGACCTCAAGGCGTACTAGAAGTTTTCAGACGAGGAAAGACCCTGATAGGTTGTGTACTAAACACACGGTCGTCTGACCGGCCGGCTCGGATCTTTTTAGAGAGACTTGCCGGCCTAAGCGGTGTCCTCTTCGCCTTTCAGATTGGTTAGTTTTGGGTTAAGACTTAAGAAGACGCAATTGATTGGGCCGTAAATCAAAATAGGCCTCCAAAAACCCACAATCAATACAACAGAACCACCTGATGAACACGAGTTCTGGAGCCCATATGGAATTATTGCGGTTCACTTACAAGTAGCCCACGAAGTTGCCGGTAACAGTGCTATTCCCTCTTCTTTTTTACCCATTAAGACATCCTTTTATATTCCGAAAGAATAGCTCTCTTGTGAGGCggtctcatgaatttttatatctgaGACGAGTCAagtctatcgatattcacaataaaaaataatactcttagcataaaaagtaataatttttcatggatgactcgaataagatatccgtctcacaaaatacgacccgtgagaccgtctcacacaagttttttttgATCCCGAAAtactattttaaacttttttttattgataatcTAGTTGACAAGTTGGCCACGAGTGAAATATAAAACAGTTAAATTGGTGGAATACTTCCAAGGAGTGGGATAAAACAGTTAATTGCTGGAATACTTCCAAGGAGTGGGAATAGGTCGCATTAATTTGCTGGCTGCATGAAAATAACCTTTGAATATTTCTTGCCATgctaatttatattaaaaaaaaaaaaaaacactttgaAATAAATGCAATTCCTCTCTCAATTAAGTGATTGCACGTTGACTCTATGAAAGTTCGTGTGTgtacatataaataaatatcaaataaatctAACCATTGaatgtattttattatataaatcatttttcaatCACCACACGCAAACTTTAACTCTTGGTTGGAAGAAATCTTTTGTAAATGTTTTTTCGTACCAATACgtgttattaatataataaaattgtgAAATGTTTAAAGAAATTACAACTTATTAATTAGAAATGTTAGAGagtataagtttttttttatccgATAAGCAATGTAAATTCTTGTttcaaagacaaaaaaaaaagaaaaaaatttgactCGTGGAATGGTTGGTTGTTGGTAGGTTGGGGTTGAATCGATAAAACTTAGGAAGTGGTCTATTTTTGGTGTTCCCTTTTGTTTTGGTCAGAGGAAGTGGTCTAAATAGTTAGACCATCTCCAATTTTgcatcaaaatgatattttttcacACAATTTTGATGCAAAATTGGTACTCCAATGGAGCTGGCCAAAATAGTGCATCCCTCTCCTCGACATCAAATTTGGTGCAGAGGATAGATTTGGCgcagagtttttttttttaaaaaaataatattatttatttatattaactaaaaatatttaatttaaggtttgatttaatgatttatacataatataataatcaaatacaaatgcaaattttaatgcaataatataatttataaaaatacaaagaTAACAATTGAAATTGTTAATTCTAACacaaatacaaatataaaatataactattaatatatgtaaaattatttttttcgtgtaagattttaaataaatagatggaagttgtatttgaatttggtgaagaaatttaattaatatatgtaaaattatttttttcgtttaagatttgaaataaatagatgagagttgaaattgaatttggtgaagaaatttataattattttaatgtaaaactttattaaaataatattaatggtTGGAGTTGCGTTGCGAGACTATATGTATcccaattattatttatttagaagaaaacaaaagttCGGGATTCACGTTGGATATGAAACTGGCTCTCCACACAATCTTTCACCAGGATTCAACTGCCCACGTATAATATAAGCAAGTAGAAGAGTGGTGGTGGCTTGGGTAGGTGAAGATGTCATCAAGCTATGGCGCTGACACGGCGGCGACTCCGCTGCTGGAGAAGAATAAAGCGGCGGAAGGATGGCTGAACAAGGTTATTGATGTGGAGGAGGCTAAAGATCAGATCCTCTTCGCGCTGCCGATGATAGTGACTAATGTTTCGTATTACTTCATTCCACTGGTGTCCGTTATGTTCGCCGGCCACCTCGGAGAACTCGAGCTCGCTGGCTCCAATCTGGCCAATTCTTGGGCTGCTGTAACTGGTTACGCTCTCATGGTAATTATCTTCTACCttttttctctgtttttttCCTCCGAGTTTAATGAAACGCCTTTATCTTTCCTCAAGTATTTGAAgtgcttattttaaattttttgttgtgtGATTGTGAAATATAGCTTTGGATATTAATTTTTCGCATATTGAAACATACAACTATCGTTAGAGCGTAACTAAACCACTTTCTTTACTTGGGAACTTGCTTATTTGAAGAAAGATACCGTGATTTTCTTGTTGTAACTAGTGCTGTATCATAGGCCGATTTGATGCATGTTAAAGGGTTTGATTTTTATAACAGCAATGATCCTCAAATTGAGATAAGGATGCAATATGTTGATTATCATG
Proteins encoded in this window:
- the LOC140988493 gene encoding uncharacterized protein; this translates as MENRRINYAISPDDKFSFPVMIPGKGNVSDQFEFGCVTTPASPNSPADHLFFNGRLLPHVFPIQTSNNHNFSYSRSTSRTSSTGSKDSLMSSRSNSTNSRSSNCSSARTSTSIDQSNPEYRKVSNMAKKQRNNHVRPGLNTHEQFGSSQKWQFISAAPVLKHQGSRSRKVDYVLEQKESRKSKRADDDHGGVRPWFGKRVLKSFVSACKECHAIKPTSQTGDVLPRNLEV
- the LOC140988707 gene encoding uncharacterized protein; the protein is MAYVRSVGVVGGGQMGSGIAQLAAVHGLEVWLHDSDAGVLTRAHQSISSRIQRLVSKKNLSKERGVEAIRNLSCTSALEDFCSVDIVIEAIVESEEVKKNLFTQLDKIVKGSAILATNTSSISITRLGSATNRPSQVIGMHFMNPPPVMNLVEIIRGANTSDKTFNTTKVLAERFGKTIICSRDFSGFVVNRILMPMINEAFRALYTGVASKEDIDAGMRLGTNHPMGPLELADHIGLDVCLSIMKVLHTGLGDSKYSPCPLLVQYVDAGRLGKKKGSGVYEYSNTPEEIKPSARL